The Carassius auratus strain Wakin unplaced genomic scaffold, ASM336829v1 scaf_tig00216527, whole genome shotgun sequence genome contains a region encoding:
- the LOC113098339 gene encoding uncharacterized protein LOC113098339 translates to MSDSELQEQLMELDKLVDDQELNDELQSLDDLIGELQEEKEVAPVKTPEPRVRWRKRDIDGNIVYARPRSSRNQSNKADPIRKSDPPINAPATNCEVTFAPEAVESFLQDLQHSLSNTSDDEASSLETSRGPLLASSNWSTRQSLFSERWRTERPRLVNTAAAHENVATRICQQCGSNPAAVRCSDCRPQPFFCAQCDVSMHTRHVLHNRDAMTAGFYQPLPPTTFVVDKALSHCVRLVPVEIPYKICDCSRESLRVSPGKTVAVITMNGRYDLSMPELSCEACQATWAAGVGDLNLSDYWPATLHFATIYATDVFFSFEEMKMAAPGLSCQAFLRMLDQRTVRFGRCGKISKDSFQKSFFEWEAVRYEVDKICKEEPFICPACSPDMLAVSVDGNRKHYHFKNAARSEEKAIFEDVFIAKDEDVTRFVDYIHKTSKHVSGRGVCGGEWSAARETSQGSASKVDEEGLELAVCRHGVLLRALNMYRGEIFAYPLYLQEKLASRQIHLFCMDVTCKYWPYLQRVAKSCPELQHLLNMKPFLSVFHAKAHDFKCEVKWSGAYQDGAGLTLGEEVEQCNAFLSRIAVTTKHMSKAGRTDMLTLMAMRWNQQRSTLWPSH, encoded by the exons ATGAGTGATTCAGAACTCCAAGAACAGTTAATGGAGCTGGATAAACTGGTTGATGATCAAGAACTCAATGATGAGCTCCAAAGTCTTGATGACTTGATTGGTGAGCTGCAGGAAGAGAAAGAAGTGGCACCAGTAAAGACACCTGAACCGAGGGTGCGTTGGAGAAAGAGAGACATTGATGGAAACATTGTCTATGCAAGGCCAAGATCAAGCAGGAATCAGTCAAATAAGG CTGATCCCATTCGGAAATCTGATCCTCCCATCAATGCACCTGCCACTAACTGTGAGGTGACCTTTGCTCCAGAGGCTGTTG AGTCTTTTCTGCAAGATCTCCAGCACTCACTGAGCAATACCTCAGATGATGAGGCATCATCTCTTGAGACCTCAAGAGGTCCTCTCCTAGCTTCCTCAAACTGGAGCACAAGACAAAGTCTCTTTTCAGAGAGATGGAGGACAGAGAGACCACGTCTGGTGAACACCGCTGCGGCACATGAAAATGTAGCAACACGCATCTGCCAACAGTGTGGGAGCAATCCAGCTGCTGTCCGCTGCAGTGACTGTCGACCACAGCCCTTTTTCTGTGCTCAGTGTGATGTCAGTATGCACACCAGacatgttctccataacagagatGCCATGACGGCTGGATTCTACCAGCCATTGCCTCCAACAACTTTTGTTGTAGATAAGGCTCTTTCCCATTGTG TACGGCTTGTACCTGTGGAGATCCCTTACAAAATCTGTGATTGTTCACGAGAGTCACTAAGGGTCAGTCCAGGGAAGACTGTTGCTGTAATCACAATGAATG GACGATATGATCTAAGCATGCCTGAGTTGAGTTGTGAGGCATGCCAAGCCACGTGGGCTGCTGGAGTGGGTGATCTAAATCTGAGTGACTACTGGCCTGCAACCCTTCACTTTGCCACTATTTATGCCACAGATGTCTTCTTCTCATTTGAAGAAATGAAGATGGCTGCACCAGGACTGTCCTGCCAAGCATTTTTGAGAATGCTCGATCAGCGAACTGTCCGCTTTGGTCGT TGTGGCAAGATCTCCAAAGACagttttcaaaaaagtttttttgagtGGGAGGCTGTGCGATACGAGGTGGACAAAATCTGTAAGGAAGAGCCCTTCATCTGTCCTGCGTGCAGCCCAGACATGCTGGCAGTTTCAGTCGATGGAAACCGCAAGCATTACCATTTCAAGAATGCAGCTAG ATCTGAAGAAAAGGCCATCTTTGAAGACGTCTTTATAGCTAAGGATGAAGATGTGACAAGATTTGTGGACTACATTCACAAGACAtccaaacat GTGAGTGGACGAGGTGTTTGTGGAGGGGAGTGGTCAGCAGCCAGAGAGACCTCCCAGGGATCTGCCAGCAAGGTAGACGAGGAGGGATTGGAGCTTGCAGTGTGTCGACACGGAGTGCTCCTCCGTGCTTTAAATATGTACAGGGGTGAAATTTTTGCCTATCCCTTGTACCTGCAAGAAAAGCTGGCCAGTAGgcaaatacatttgttttgtatGGATGTGACTTGCAAATATTGGCCCTACCTCCAAAGAGTTGCAAAAAGCTGTCCAGAGCTCCAGCACCTTCTTAACATGAAGCCCTTCCTTTCAGTGTTCCATGCCAAAGCCCATGATTTTAAATGTGAG GTGAAATGGAGTGGGGCATATCAGGATGGGGCTGGTTTAACCCTAGGTGAGGAGGTGGAACAGTGCAATGCTTTCCTGTCTAGGATTGCAGTGACTACAAAACACATGTCCAAAGCAG GGCGCACAGACATGCTGACTCTCATGGCCATGCGCTGGAATCAGCAAAGATCTACACTTTGGCCATCACACTGA